From Camelina sativa cultivar DH55 chromosome 5, Cs, whole genome shotgun sequence:
aattttttctattggtcaaCACATTAAATTAGtagggataaaattggaaaatttatcaaacatttacattggaaatataaagtaacacttattttgaaacaaaattctcagtaaaaaatgacacttaatatgaaacggagggagtatagtTTACGAAATGAGAGTAGACTAGGttgtataaataaatttcaatcaTAGATGTTTAAATTActttaatgaatttttaaagtaagactaatagtaataaataacatttgtaataaataacatttttatatgattGAAGACAGATCACATGTTGCATTCAAAATGTTTGAATCCAAACTTTAATGAATTTAAGGTAAGAGTAagactaataataaataacatttttgtatgattgaattaaataaaaagtttaatatgATTCAcatgaattaattttttaatgggCCGTCTCTATCAACTAAACCCATAAAACCATATAGGCCCAAGAGTTATTATTAAGCTCGTCgacaaatttttcaaaatgcTCCCTGAGCTCTGAGGAATCTATTTACCTTTGACTGAAGAAGATTCTTCAAATACACACACAActaagaagacgaagaagacgaagaagacgaagaagacgaagaacgaagaagaacaacaatGTTCTTGATCAGAAACCTAACACGAGTCTCACCGACGACATCATCGATCGTGACCAGATTCAGAAACTCCGGATCATCACCGTACACACTCTCTTCCCGTTTCTGCACAGCTCAAGAGACTCAGATTCAATCTCCGGCTTCTTCAAATGGTGTGGATCGGAGTCAATACGAAGGTTTAAGACCAAcgaaagaaggagagaagccTAGAGTGGTTGTTCTCGGGTCGGGTTGGGCGGGTTGTAGGTTGATGAAAGGGATCGATACGAATCTCTACGACGTCGTTTGCGTTTCTCCGAGGAACCACATGGTCTTCACTCCTCTTCTCGCTTCTACTTGTGTTGGTACTCTCGAGTTCAGGTCCGTCGCTGAGCCTATCACTAGTATTCAACCTGCGATTTCCAGAGAGCCTGGTTCTTACTTCTTCCTTGCTAATTGCTCTCGTCTTGATGCTGATGCTCATGAGGTATTATACTACTGCTTCTTCAGTTACTTACATGTTAATTTCTCAGATTTAGGTTTTTGATTTGGGAGATTTATAGATCAGATTGGTCAATGATGATGCAGGGACCTTCGAAATCTCTTAGTTTTTAGGGGAATTAGCTAAGATTTGTTGAGTTAGGGAAAAGACTATTTAGTTactgtagaagaagaagtttcttaATGGTTGCTAAAAGTGTCAGATTCAGTTTTGTTACTGTGAAGCTCATGGTGTGTTTAATTCTGTTGTTATATGACTTGTTTCTTGGTGATTAGGTTCATTGTGAGACTTTACCTGAAGAGATGGACACATTAAAGCCAAGGAAGTTTAAGATTGCTTACGACAAGCTTGTCGTAGCAAGTGGTGCAGAGGCGTCGACGTTTGGGATCCATGGTGTCATGGAGAACGCGATTTTTCTCCGTGAAGTTCATCATGCGCAGGAGATTCGGAGAAAGCTTCTTTTGAACCTGATGCTCTCTGATACTCCTTGTAAACAGTATTTCATCCCCTGaagattcagattcagaatTAGAATTAGAACATAACAGTTCTTTGcacaatttctttttattaggtTTACCGAAAGAGGAGAAACAGAGGTTGTTACATTGCGTTGTGGTTGGAGGTGGACCAACCGGGGTTGAGTTTAGTGGTGAACTGAGTGACTTTATTAAGAAAGATGTTCGTCAACGATATTCTCATGTGAAGGACGACATTCATGTTACTTTGATAGAGGTTTGTTTTAAGAAGCTTCTCTTTGAAATCTTCTTTGCAGAACTCACTAAAATTTATAACTGTTTCTAGGCCAGGGATATACTTTCGTCGTTTGATGATCGTCTCAGGCGTTATGCTATCAAGCAGTTGAACAAGGTAAACTCatttagaagttagaacatGTAAAGGTGTTGTGCTAACTTTTATAGAGCGTTTTGTCTTAAACACTACTGGTTTTAATTCACATTAGTCTGGAGTGCGGTTTGTGCGTGGGATTGTGAAAGATGTGATGCCTCAGAAGCTAATACTTGACGATGGCACAGAAGTTCCCTACGGACTCTTAGTGTGGTCCACTGGTGTTGGTCCATCTCCTTTTGTGAGGTCCCTTGGTCTTCCAAAAGATCCTGGTGGAAGGTTAGTTCATCAAGATCACTCCATTAGACCCTTTTTTGCTAAAAATTACTCAACAGCAACTTGACTTTTTGGATGTTTATCTCGATAGGATTGGCATTGACGAATGGATGCGTGTGCCTTCTGTACAAGACGTGTTTGCTATTGGTGACTGCAGCGGATATCTGGAGACCACTGGAAAACCAACCCTTCCTGCTTTAGCTCAGGTAGATAACGTCATTTCATACCCTTTCTTTTTGCCTCTCGTCTCCTCTTATACCTTTCGTTCTACGTCACTGACCAATTAAGGTAGCTGAAAGAGAAGGCAAATACTTGGCGAATCTACTAAATGAGATTGCGAAAGCTAATGGAGGACGAGCCAACACCGCAACGGAGATAGAACTTGGATTACCCTTTGTGTATAAGCATCTTGGAAGCATGGCTACCATCGGTAGATACAAAGCCCTAGTCGACCTCCGTGAGAGCAAGGTAACAATCATATACAGACTCACTTGATATTTCTTTGAAAAGTCACTCATAAAGGGAGATTACTTGGGCAGGACGCAAAAGGGATATCAATGACTGGTTTCGTGAGCTGGTTCATATGGAGATCAGCCTATCTGACTCGAGTCATCAGTTGGAGAAACCGCTTCTATGTGGCCATCAATTGGTTCACCACTTTTGTATTTGGTCGTGACATTAGCCGTATCTGATCTGTGACTGTGTCCAAAGTGTTTCATCTCGGCCTACTGTTAGCGAAGTTGTTTTGTACAGAAACATACATCAATAACAAGCTCCAGCTGAAGAGaagattttaaactttttttttgtgtgtgtgtgtgtgtggttcaGTGGTTGATGACTTGATGTGAgtaataacttctttttttttgtttcttttgaatataCAAGTACggtattttggtttttgagactTTAATCTGAgggagaaaatatatattttttttaaacgagaattttatttaatagtcATTTTAGTAATAATGATTTATCTTCATGATGTGCACGATTTTATAGACACTTTCTATAAATGAATgttctttaattatttgcacaacaaaaattgttttacaTGTAGTATGTACCATGTTCATCATATAAGATATATTTACGTTAAACATAGGAGAGCAGACAATTCTATTTACACCACGTTAGGTATATTTGGAATAATTAGGTTCTATTAACTTGTAATataattcttattttaatattataaataaatagataaaatcgCACCTATTGCtaatatagaaaatagaaacaCTAATATTTTTGGTCAGTAGCAGAGCAAGAGAGTATCCCCACGAATctaatatagttaaaaaaataataatcatttgGTGATACAATTTGGATTTTGTGGACAGACCCTGAAGAagttataattaaaagttttcattaaaaaatattgaggTTTGGATCTTTATATTCACATGTTAATGTCAGTTGTCACGCATGCTCGTGTATTCTCTCCAAGTGTATGCCTCTCCAAGCATACTTGTAAGAGTTATTTACGAAAAGAGCACAGACAATAAACAAATCTTCCGATCTAGGTACAGAGTACTTATCTTCGCATTCAGGTACTCCTCTCATGTACAAAGACTATCCTATCCCTACGATTGTAACCAGATCACTCGTCTCTCAAACTGAGACTCCCACTCAAATCTACTAATCTGCACAGTTCATTTATTCTGTTTggatgtttttgaaaaaatttaatgtttttgaaatatttgtttccttaaaatgttctatctaatattttctttaaaaataaatcaaaactaaattaaaaaacaaaacaaatatNAGAGCAGACAATTCTATTTACACCACGTTAGGTATATTTGGAATAATTAGGTTCTATTAACTTGTAATataattcttattttaatattataaataaatagataaaatcgCACCTATTGCtaatatagaaaatagaaacaCTAATATTTTTGGTCAGTAGCAGAGCAAGAGAGTATCCCCACGAATCTAATATagttaaaaaactaataatcatTTGGTGATACAATTTGGATTTTGTGGACAGACCCTGAAGAagttataattaaaagttttcattaaaaaatattgaggTTTGGATCTTTATATTCACATGTTAATGTCAGTTGTCACGCATGCTCGTGTATTCTCTCCAAGTGTATGCCTCTCCAAGCATACTTGTAAGAGTTATTTACGAAAAGAGCACAGACAATAAACAAATCTTCCGATCTAGGTACAGAGTACTTATCTTCGCATTCAGGTACTCCTCTCATGTACAAAGACTATCCTATCCCTACGATTGTAACCAGATCACTCGTCTCTCAAACTGAGACTCCCACTCAAATCTACTAATCTGCACAGTTCATTTATTCTGTTTggatgtttttgaaaaaatttaatgtttttgaaatatttgtttccttaaaatgttctatctaatattttctttaaaaataaatcaaaactaaattaaaaaacaaaacaaatataaggaaacaaattttgtatatttttatttatttaagaaaaatcaaatattgacttggtttagattttacaattaaacgaggttatatatcggtttgggtttataaataagaattagggtttagattttacaattaaaatgaaattatatgtcggtttgggtatacaaatgaggtggttagggtttagattttacaattaaaacaaaattatatgtcggtttgggtttataagtccttgattagggtttagattttacaattagaataaaattctatgtcggtttgggtttacaaatgagatggttatgatttagattttacaattagaacgaaattatatgtcggtttgggtttacaaatgagagggttagggtttagattttacaattagaatgaaattatctatcggtttgggttcataaAAGAgaggtttaaatttttaattttataataatatatacagattttatttacttatttt
This genomic window contains:
- the LOC104786675 gene encoding internal alternative NAD(P)H-ubiquinone oxidoreductase A2, mitochondrial isoform X1, whose product is MFLIRNLTRVSPTTSSIVTRFRNSGSSPYTLSSRFCTAQETQIQSPASSNGVDRSQYEGLRPTKEGEKPRVVVLGSGWAGCRLMKGIDTNLYDVVCVSPRNHMVFTPLLASTCVGTLEFRSVAEPITSIQPAISREPGSYFFLANCSRLDADAHEVHCETLPEEMDTLKPRKFKIAYDKLVVASGAEASTFGIHGVMENAIFLREVHHAQEIRRKLLLNLMLSDTPCLPKEEKQRLLHCVVVGGGPTGVEFSGELSDFIKKDVRQRYSHVKDDIHVTLIEARDILSSFDDRLRRYAIKQLNKSGVRFVRGIVKDVMPQKLILDDGTEVPYGLLVWSTGVGPSPFVRSLGLPKDPGGRIGIDEWMRVPSVQDVFAIGDCSGYLETTGKPTLPALAQVAEREGKYLANLLNEIAKANGGRANTATEIELGLPFVYKHLGSMATIGRYKALVDLRESKDAKGISMTGFVSWFIWRSAYLTRVISWRNRFYVAINWFTTFVFGRDISRI
- the LOC104786675 gene encoding internal alternative NAD(P)H-ubiquinone oxidoreductase A2, mitochondrial isoform X2, which translates into the protein MFLIRNLTRVSPTTSSIVTRFRNSGSSPYTLSSRFCTAQETQIQSPASSNGVDRSQYEGLRPTKEGEKPRVVVLGSGWAGCRLMKGIDTNLYDVVCVSPRNHMVFTPLLASTCVGTLEFRSVAEPITSIQPAISREPGSYFFLANCSRLDADAHEVHCETLPEEMDTLKPRKFKIAYDKLVVASGAEASTFGIHGVMENAIFLREVHHAQEIRRKLLLNLMLSDTPCLPKEEKQRLLHCVVVGGGPTGVEFSGELSDFIKKDVRQRYSHVKDDIHVTLIEARDILSSFDDRLRRYAIKQLNKSGVRFVRGIVKDVMPQKLILDDGTEVPYGLLVWSTGVGPSPFVRSLGLPKDPGGRIGIDEWMRVPSVQDVFAIGDCSGYLETTGKPTLPALAQLKEKANTWRIY